Proteins from one Microtus pennsylvanicus isolate mMicPen1 chromosome 7, mMicPen1.hap1, whole genome shotgun sequence genomic window:
- the Tff3 gene encoding trefoil factor 3 translates to MGIKGPCLCPCTSCALILKLPAAMETRALCLMLLVLLAGSSGVAAEYIGLSPSQCQVPAKVRVDCGYPSVSKEECNNRGCCFDNSIRNVPWCFKPLQEAECTF, encoded by the exons ATGGGTATAAAAGGGCCTTGTTTGTGCCCCTGCACATCCTGTGCACTCATCCTGAAGCTTCCTGCTGCCATGGAGACCAGAGCCCTCTGTCTAATGCTGCTGGTCCTGCTAGCTGGCTCCTCTGGGGTAGCTGCGGAGTACATTGGCCTGT CTCCAAGCCAGTGTCAGGTCCCAGCCAAGGTCAGGGTGGACTGCGGCTACCCCAGCGTCTCCAAAGAGGAGTGTAACAACCGTGGCTGCTGCTTTGACAACAGCATCCGGAATGTGCCCTGGTGCTTCAAGCCCCTGCAGGAGGCAG aatgcaCCTTTTGA
- the Tff2 gene encoding trefoil factor 2, which yields MRPRGIPLLAVVLVLGLCALVEGQKPSACQCSRMTPENRKNCGFPGITSDECFDNGCCFDSSVGGVPWCFHPLPNQEEEQCVMEVSARKNCGFPGISPEECASKKCCFSDLVFEVPWCFFPQSVEDCHY from the exons ATGAGACCTCGAGGTATCCCTCTCCTGGCAGTGGTCCTTGTCTTGGGGCTGTGTGCTCTGGTGGAGGGCCAGAAACCTT CTGCCTGCCAGTGCTCCAGGATGACACCGGAGAACAGAAAGAACTGTGGCTTCCCAGGCATCACCAGTGACGAGTGCTTTGATAATGGTTGTTGCTTTGACTCCAGCGTCGGTGGGGTCCCCTGGTGTTTCCACCCACTTCCAAACCAAG AAGAGGAGCAGTGTGTCATGGAAGTGTCAGCCCGCAAGAATTGTGGGTTCCCGGGTATCAGCCCCGAGGAGTGTGCCTCTAAAAAGTGCTGCTTCTCTGACCTGGTCTTCGAGGTGCCCTGGTGTTTCTTCCCACAGTCTGTGGAAG ACTGTCATTACTGA
- the Tff1 gene encoding trefoil factor 1: MEHKVTCVLAVVLMLALSSLAQDQEETCTVSPRERINCGFPGVTATQCKERGCCFDDSIRGFPWCFKPMAVENPPEEECPF, translated from the exons ATGGAGCACAAGGTGACCTGTGTCCTCGCTGTGGTCCTCATGCTGGCCCTCAGCAGCCTCGCCCAGGACCAGGAAG AAACATGTACCGTGAGCCCTCGAGAAAGGATAAATTGCGGCTTCCCTGGTGTCACTGCCACGCAGTGCAAGGAAAGAGGTTGCTGTTTCGATGACAGTATCCGGGGATTTCCGTGGTGTTTCAAACCTATGGCTGTCGAAAACCCTCCAGAAG AGGAATGTCCCTTCTAG